The Mytilus galloprovincialis chromosome 3, xbMytGall1.hap1.1, whole genome shotgun sequence genomic interval ATGTTCTCATCATTAAAGACCTAATAAAGACTCACGATAACTGTTATCATCACTAGAGACCATGTAATGACTCGCATTTGGATTATTTTCACAAGTGAAGATATGATAATGGGTCTATTGTTAACTTTTTAAGCTCAAAACATCAAATGAAtcttattcctgacttagtacagacatttcctAAATAGacatttttcgtttttatatagattagaccgttggttttcctgtttgaatggttttacactagtaatttttggggcctttatagcttgctgttcgttgtgagccaaagcttcgtgttgaaggccgtaccttgacatataatggttgaaagtgttacttggatggagagttgtctcattgacactcataccacatctttctatatctatttggCATATATTTGTTTTAGTATTGATAATGAGTCTGGTGTTCTTACTGATATAACCTTTATAATGACTCGTATTCCTAAAGACTGGCAACCTTAAAATAACCGACAAGTTTATCTACTGACGATCTTATAATTACGGAAATTAAGTTCTCGTCACTGAAAacctaataaaaagtaaaatcacaaaaatcttgaactcccaggaaaatccaaaacagaaagtccctaatcaaatgacaaaatcaatttGATAAAACACCTCAAACAGATGGccaacaacagtcatattcctgacctaaTACAGGCATTTTTTCACCAATGATGACATTACAATAATTGTCATTAGAACTGCTCTCGTAAATGAAGACCCTTTATTCATGTTAATATCTTGCGCTGATTTCAGTGATTGACTAAAACATTTAATTTCGAATATACAATAATCAAATTATCTACATCTAATGTGTGGAAAAATCATTTAGAATAATGATATAAGATCTGTCTTAATACTAGAATATACCTAAttagattgaaatattttattgttcaaatatcaaaagtacatttaaacaagGGATTGGACCAAAGTCGACGTTTATACAAATCCTTTCCCATACAAGATTGATTGAATAATCTGATAGTGTATAATATTTGCAGGTTATTCATAGATCATTCATTGTAGCAGTGAGTAAAGGAAGGCAATGCCCCACTTCTTGAAAATTTTATGTGGTATGCATTTATAAATAATAACTATGTGAACCATTGCAAGTTCACTACTGAAAATGGTGCCGAATTTTATACCACATTATTAAGTAATGTTTACAAATCGAATATATTGTTTAGGTGATACCTACTCAAATTTACAAACTCACTGCAACAAAGTTGTTCTATTTgtataaataataacaattattAGAATATAAGCATACATGTCAGTGATAAGACGAAAGATACATatgaatacatttaaatattttacgaTTAAAATTAACAACAAATGTACAAAACGTCAACTTTGCTGCTATTTTAACAATCCtgttttgaaaattaacaattcataaattataaaaagcCTTGATGACAAAAATCTTGGTTTTTGTCCTTTTGAACACTAAAACAATACAAACGCATCCCATTCGAGGCCGAATATACTTTTTTTTGGTGTTATATTAATTACACACTGTCTATGAATAACATTATCTTTCTATATTTGTTTTTGCAAAGAGTGTTCCTGACAATAAAGCAAGAAAAGGTAAACCAAATAGATAACAACTTTCATGTTTTTAAATTCgaacaggcatttccttatgtagaaaatggtggattaaacctggctttatagctagctaaacctctcacgatGTGTGAACAATCGACCAGAAATTATaggtaaaatgtgaaaaatatgatatggcagtcaacattgtaatataatctaaatcactataaaacaaataattattttatatgtaaACCAAAACGGCATAAATACACTCTATAGACAAAGTACATAAgccaaaaaagaaagacaaaaatacaacatTGACCATAGAACAATAAAAATGGCACAGATAAGAGTCAAGATACTGATAATAAATCGCCAGATCGTCTTCTCTGTAATTTTACCGATGGTGTACAATTGTTGTTAGTGACATTTTGGCAATGTTTGACTGAATGCAAATAAGCATTGCGGGTGATGCATTCAAATCAACATGACCAATAGACTCCTATTCTGTCCATGAAACAGATTTTGGTACCTGCGGTTcccgcttttttttttaattgttattctgATGTCATTACTAATAGATTTACGAGACTATTACATCCgtagaaaaaaatgtaacaagAATACCGAACTCCAATTTTTGTTATCAAGTTACAACTGGCAATCACCATccctttttttaaaaatttttaaacACAGCTActatcaaaaatcaaatcaacGATTTCTGCATAACCCTGATCACTAGCAATGTGTGCAGCTACATATCCGTCAATGTCACGTTTATTAAAGTCTGCTCCTCTTTCTAACAAAATCTTTACTATTTTTTTATGACCACGTTGACAAGCCATCATTGCAGGGGTCCTCCCCGAACCGGTACATTTGTTGCAGTCAGCTCCTCTGTCTAACAATATCTTTAATGTGTCTGCATGATCATTTTCACAAACCTTCATTATAGGTGTCTCTCCATATCCGTCACATGTGTTATAGTCTGCTCCTCTATCTAACAATATTTTTAATGTGTCTGTATGACCATACTCAGAAGCCTTCATCACAGGTGTCTCTCCATATCCATCACAGTTGTTATAttctgctcctctgtctaacaatATCTGTAATATGTCTGTACGACCATTTTTACAAGCCTTCATCAAAGGTGTCTCTCCACATCCGTCATATTTATTATAATCGGCTCCTCTTTCTAACAACATCTCTACTATTTTAGTATGACCTTGTGCACAAGCCTTCATTACAGGTGACTCTCCCCAATCCCCACATATATGGTAGTATGATCCCCTGTCAATCGACATCATACCTACTAATCCATTACAATATAAATAAGCCTTCCTAAAAGTAGACTCGCAGCCATATTCACATAAATTAAAGTCTGCGCCTTCATCTAACAACATCTTAACTATTTTTTTATGACCATGTTGACAAGCCACCATAAGAGGTGACTGACCACCATTATCACATTTATCAACGTTTGCTCCTCTGTCTAAAAACATTTTAACTATTGCTGTATGGCCACGTTTACAGGTCTTCATTAAAGGTGACTCTCCATTATAAGAAGTACCCTTGTCAATATCTACATCCTGATTACAACACCACTGAACCAAACAAATATCACCGATAACACAACAGTTTGATAGAACATCATCATCAACATCATCAAcatcatcaccatcatcaccatcatcatcttcatcatcttcATCATGATCATCACCATTATCATTATGACCATCTTGATCTTCATCGTCATCATCAAAACAATAGTTACCATCATCATAACCATCATAACCATACTCATTATCATCATCGTTGTCTCCTTGATTAGGTTTATTACAGATATGCGCGAGTTGTCTCTGGTAAGATATATCAAGTGTTTTCAAATGAAGGAGCAATCGCTCTCTGAACAAAGGCATCTTCATATTAATGTTACTAAATACATCTTGAACTTTTCCCTTTGACCAATCATCAATCAATCTCTCTATGTACATTTGATGATACTTTTGTGGTATGACAGAAATAAACTGATCGAGACAGTCACTTTTTTTCACTGAAAATCTTTCTTTAATCAAACAGCTATCTGCATTCCTTATTAAGCATGCTATAATTTTTTGCCCATAGAAGAAAGTTAGAAAGTCGAATATTTTATCATGTATAATgctgtatatattgtttttttcttgatgAATGTATCTTTAAGTGAGTCAAGTTCATCCTGTAATACAAGTCTTGATGTTCCCCGTTCTAATTTACACGCCTCACATGTGTTCTCAATGATAGTCCGATTTTCTTTACTCAACTCTTCTGTCAACACTTCttcttttaatttgttattaaagATCACACATAGAGCCAATGCACAGTATTTAGAGTGATGTCCTTTCTTGAGTAGCTTATCAATTTCAGCTTCATAAACTGAAAATGGATTCTGAAAGAAATTTTTAACATTAAGTATAGGATTAGCATGGTATAATTTACATAAAAGAGGGAAACAATCATATAAATTGTAATAGTCAGTAATCTCAGAggcttttgttttcaaatatatctCTGCTATAGattgtttttcagtttttgaCAAACACACATTCTCTGATAACAAGCTACAGACACATGATTTGAAGACTGATAAAGATTCAAACTTTTCATCCTGGTATACTTGTAATCGACATGCtgcaattatttttgtttgttttttttcaagaatttggTTGATATTCTCCATGATTGGTTCCCAACTTTTAATATCACTCTGATTTACAGAAAAGTTTCCACATAAATCATCAATCACAAACAATGTTTTCTTCTTTGGATTGTAAAACCTTACAATTTCACTTGGATCTGTCACAAGAAGAACATCATAATTTTCCTCTGCCATCT includes:
- the LOC143069596 gene encoding uncharacterized protein LOC143069596, translating into MYIERLIDDWSKGKVQDVFSNINMKMPLFRERLLLHLKTLDISYQRQLAHICNKPNQGDNDDDNEYGYDGYDDGNYCFDDDDEDQDGHNDNGDDHDEDDEDDDGDDGDDVDDVDDDVLSNCCVIGDICLVQWCCNQDVDIDKGTSYNGESPLMKTCKRGHTAIVKMFLDRGANVDKCDNGGQSPLMVACQHGHKKIVKMLLDEGADFNLCEYGCESTFRKAYLYCNGLVGMMSIDRGSYYHICGDWGESPVMKACAQGHTKIVEMLLERGADYNKYDGCGETPLMKACKNGRTDILQILLDRGAEYNNCDGYGETPVMKASEYGHTDTLKILLDRGADYNTCDGYGETPIMKVCENDHADTLKILLDRGADCNKCTGSGRTPAMMACQRGHKKIVKILLERGADFNKRDIDGYVAAHIASDQGYAEIVDLIFDSSCV